A genomic stretch from Hydrogenimonas urashimensis includes:
- a CDS encoding DUF3373 family protein — translation MKKLIAMSTAAAIAATMSFAASDDDLRAELEALKKEVQALKKQTKGLKAKRLKKQISELKSAALNDNIKWNVDFRSAFDYIHYEYNDGSSDANQIFTNRLWLGMKYAPTQNLSFIGTLSYYKMYGQLPSPAMGFNYFDWVVNETPNDGTVRVKEAYFIYFGDKLFGANVPWTASIGRRPATDGLLVNYREDQNPKSPIGHIINTEFDGASFKFDLSNVTDIPGMYFKLCMGRGMTNANSRYAVQVDGVNYTKLDGWDHTDLAGFIFVPYDDGQYSVHTTWFRAFNLPGMYGTEYYYNGLTGAPIGPNPQTMEFKQGGDMDGAAISLLAEGIGDGINDFLDETNFFVSFAWSKTRPGGSHNASMIDVTGTNPTMDTLVDNAMLGSNDNETGNSIYVGTNFPVMFIDGGRIGLEYNHGSEYWRSFTYAEDTLAGSKLATRGDAYEIWYNQELIGKTLTAQVRYTYMDYDYTGSQGFFGEAGAPIDQSDAEAMGMVSVEKAQDLRVYVRYRY, via the coding sequence ATGAAAAAGTTGATTGCGATGTCCACAGCGGCAGCAATTGCGGCAACAATGTCCTTTGCAGCGTCCGACGATGATCTTCGAGCAGAACTCGAAGCACTAAAAAAAGAAGTTCAGGCACTGAAAAAGCAGACGAAAGGTTTGAAAGCCAAGAGGCTGAAGAAGCAGATCAGCGAGCTTAAATCTGCAGCCTTGAACGACAACATCAAATGGAATGTGGATTTCCGAAGTGCTTTCGATTACATCCACTATGAATATAATGACGGAAGTTCTGATGCGAATCAGATCTTTACCAATCGTCTCTGGCTTGGAATGAAGTATGCACCGACACAGAATCTGTCGTTTATAGGAACATTGAGTTACTATAAAATGTATGGACAATTGCCAAGTCCCGCTATGGGATTCAACTATTTCGACTGGGTTGTCAATGAAACTCCCAATGATGGCACGGTTCGTGTCAAAGAGGCGTATTTCATCTACTTTGGGGATAAATTGTTTGGTGCCAATGTACCCTGGACCGCCAGTATAGGACGCCGACCTGCTACAGATGGTTTGCTGGTGAATTATCGTGAAGACCAAAACCCCAAATCTCCGATTGGACACATTATCAATACTGAATTTGACGGTGCCAGTTTCAAGTTCGATCTGAGCAATGTTACCGATATTCCTGGTATGTATTTCAAGCTCTGTATGGGACGCGGTATGACCAATGCCAACTCTCGATACGCCGTTCAGGTCGATGGAGTTAACTATACAAAGCTTGACGGCTGGGATCATACTGATCTGGCCGGTTTTATATTTGTTCCTTATGATGACGGGCAATATTCTGTGCATACAACATGGTTTAGAGCTTTCAATTTGCCAGGAATGTATGGAACAGAGTATTACTACAATGGCCTGACAGGAGCACCCATTGGTCCGAATCCTCAAACGATGGAGTTTAAGCAGGGTGGTGATATGGATGGAGCTGCGATAAGCCTGCTTGCCGAAGGTATCGGGGATGGCATCAACGACTTTCTGGATGAAACGAATTTCTTTGTGAGTTTTGCCTGGAGCAAAACGCGACCAGGAGGATCACACAACGCTAGCATGATCGATGTAACCGGCACAAATCCGACGATGGATACATTGGTTGATAATGCCATGCTCGGCAGTAATGACAATGAGACAGGAAATTCTATTTACGTAGGTACCAATTTCCCGGTGATGTTTATAGACGGTGGACGAATCGGGCTGGAATATAACCACGGAAGCGAATACTGGAGAAGCTTTACCTATGCGGAAGATACGCTTGCAGGAAGCAAACTTGCTACACGCGGTGACGCTTACGAAATCTGGTATAACCAGGAGCTGATTGGAAAGACACTGACGGCACAAGTGCGATATACTTATATGGATTACGACTATACAGGCAGCCAGGGCTTCTTCGGGGAAGCGGGGGCACCGATAGACCAAAGCGATGCTGAAGCGATGGGCATGGTTTCCGTTGAAAAAGCGCAAGATCTTCGAGTATACGTTCGCTATCGTTACTAA